GCCCTTCGCCGGCTGATCGGGAAGGCGTTGCTGGTGACGCCCAACCTGGAGGAGGCCCGGGCCCTGACCGGGAAGGACGTCCACGACGCCGAGGGGATGCGGGAAGCCGCCCTGGAAATCCACCGGTGGGGAGTGAAGAACATCCTCATCAAGGGGGGGCACCTCACCGACGACGCCACCGACCTGTTCTTCGACGGCTCGGAGTTCACCCTGCTCACGGAGAAGCGCATCCCCGGAGGGGAGACCCACGGCACCGGGTGCAGTTACTCCGCGGCCATCACCTCGGGGCTGGCCAAGGGGATGACGCTTCTCGACGCCGTGATCAACGGGAAGATCTTCATCACCCGCGCCCTCAAGTTCGCCCTCGAGGTGGGCGGCGGGGCGAGGGTGCTGAATTTTTTCATCTGACCCCCTGTCTCTTCCCAAAGAACACATCGGGGTCGGTATCGGTATCGGAATCGCAGTCGCAATCGGTATCGGTATCGCAGTCGCAATCGCAGTCGCAATCGCTTTCGGTAGCGCAATTCGAACTCGACCCTTCCCGTGATGGCGACAGCGACCCCGATAGCGATTGCGATACCGATTGCGATACCGATAGCGATACCGATAGCGATACCGATTGCGATTCCGATGCATCGAAGAAACTTGTTACATGAGGACCGAGGGAGAAAGTGACTGAAACCGAACAGATTCGCAAACTCAAGGACAACATCGGCAAGGCCCTCTTCGGCAAGGACGACGTGGCGGAACTCGCCATCATCAGCCTCCTGTCGGGGGGACACTTGCTGATCGAAGACGTTCCCGGCGTGGGGAAGACCACCCTCGCCCACGCCCTGGCGCGCTCCATCGACGGCACCTTCAAGCGGATCCAGTTCACCAGCGACCTCCTGCCCTCCGACATAGTCGGGGTGTCGATCCTCGACGGCGACCAGAAGACCTTCCACTTCCGGCCGGGCCCCGTCTTCGCCAACATCGTCCTGGCCGACGAGATCAACCGGGCCACGCCGAAAACCCAGAGCGCCCTGCTGGAGGCCATGAACGAACGC
The sequence above is a segment of the Acidobacteriota bacterium genome. Coding sequences within it:
- the thiD gene encoding bifunctional hydroxymethylpyrimidine kinase/phosphomethylpyrimidine kinase yields the protein MVKPKVFKALTVAGSDPSGGAGIQADLKTFTNFEVYGCAAITALTAQNTRGVGGIFPVEPDFIRRQVEMVLDDLGPMPVKTGMLADGKAVEAVIDCIDRFRLGQVVVDPVMVATSQDSLVLEDTRDALRRLIGKALLVTPNLEEARALTGKDVHDAEGMREAALEIHRWGVKNILIKGGHLTDDATDLFFDGSEFTLLTEKRIPGGETHGTGCSYSAAITSGLAKGMTLLDAVINGKIFITRALKFALEVGGGARVLNFFI